A single genomic interval of Spirosoma taeanense harbors:
- a CDS encoding M16 family metallopeptidase has translation MKKTIICFSTLLIWLVAGAAYSQTKLVEKVQRQGKELLIPYEKYVLPNGLTVVVHEDHSDPIVHVDVTYHVGSAREEIGKSGFAHFFEHMMFQGSDHVADDEHFKIVTESGGTLNGSTNRDRTNYYETLPSNQLERALWLEADRMGFLLDAVTQKKFEIQRATVKNERGQNYDNRPYGLAGETVAKNLYPYGHPYSWLTIGYIEDLNRVDVNDLKNFFLRWYGPNNAVLTVGGDVTPKQVVALAEKYFGSIPRGPEVTKTQVPTPVLDKDRYVSYEDNVRFPMLQIVFPTVPNYHPDEAPLDALAEILGGGKNSLFYKNLVKNQLAVQASASHPTSELAGQFALTVLPFPDKRLDSTEAIVRRTLSEFERRGVTDDDIAQFTATREAQLIGDLASVSGKVSQLAAFQTYLGTPNYLPQEFKRYRSVTKADVMRVYNQYIKGKNAVLLTVYPKGKAEIVAKPDNYTVSTAGYQAPDYGYKGLTYTKAKDSFDRQVKPGPGPNPALKVPPFWTDKLANGLNVIGTRNDEIPTVTMLFSIKGGHLLSASDPSKAGIAQLTAALMNEATQNFSNEELNTKLEKLGASIDIRASTEEINISVESLTKNLDSTLALLEEKLLRPKFAADDFERLKKQQLELIANQSTQPVVIANKAYNKLLYGAGNIRAVPVSGTTKTVEAITLDDVKTFYKNSLSPSVTNLVIVGDVEQAAVVPKLAFLNKWTAKPVTLPKTAATRKIDKTRIYLIDKEKAAQSEIRVGYLTDMPYDATGEYYRTVLANYMLGGAFNSRINMNLREDKGWTYGARSGFSSTKTPGPFTAQAGVKAAATDSSVVEFIKEITNYGKSGITDQELAFVKSSLGQVDALRYETSLQKAYFLGRIIDYDLPRNYVEQQSEILRNITKAQIDAIAKKRLPVSNMIITVVGNKELIRPGLARLGYEIVELDKEGDPVATAAGTDAAPARAGSSSETVPAGKKKSK, from the coding sequence ATGAAAAAAACAATTATTTGCTTCTCAACACTACTAATCTGGCTGGTAGCGGGTGCTGCGTATTCGCAAACGAAGCTGGTTGAGAAAGTGCAGCGGCAGGGAAAAGAACTCCTGATTCCCTACGAGAAATACGTTCTGCCCAATGGCCTGACGGTCGTCGTTCATGAAGACCATTCTGACCCTATTGTGCATGTCGACGTAACCTACCACGTGGGTTCGGCCCGGGAGGAAATCGGTAAGTCGGGCTTTGCGCACTTCTTCGAGCACATGATGTTCCAGGGCTCCGACCACGTCGCCGACGATGAGCACTTCAAGATCGTTACGGAGTCGGGCGGCACGCTGAACGGATCGACCAACCGCGACCGCACGAACTACTACGAAACCCTGCCCAGCAACCAGCTTGAGCGGGCGCTCTGGCTCGAAGCCGACCGGATGGGGTTTCTGCTCGATGCCGTTACGCAGAAGAAATTTGAGATTCAGCGGGCGACCGTCAAGAACGAACGGGGACAGAACTACGACAACCGGCCCTATGGTCTGGCGGGCGAAACGGTTGCCAAAAACCTGTATCCCTACGGCCACCCGTATTCCTGGCTCACCATCGGCTATATCGAAGACCTGAACCGGGTGGATGTTAACGATCTGAAGAACTTCTTTCTGCGCTGGTACGGCCCTAATAATGCCGTGCTGACGGTGGGGGGCGACGTAACGCCCAAACAGGTCGTGGCGCTGGCTGAGAAGTATTTCGGCTCGATTCCGCGCGGTCCTGAGGTGACCAAAACGCAGGTGCCAACGCCGGTACTCGACAAAGACCGGTACGTATCCTACGAAGACAACGTGCGCTTCCCAATGCTGCAGATCGTGTTTCCGACGGTGCCGAACTACCACCCCGACGAGGCTCCTCTCGATGCGCTGGCCGAAATTTTAGGCGGGGGCAAGAACTCGCTGTTCTACAAGAATCTGGTCAAAAATCAGCTGGCTGTTCAGGCGAGTGCGTCGCACCCGACCTCCGAACTGGCCGGTCAGTTCGCGCTGACGGTATTGCCGTTCCCCGATAAGCGGTTAGATAGCACCGAAGCGATTGTACGCCGGACGCTGAGCGAGTTTGAGCGTCGGGGCGTTACTGACGACGATATTGCTCAATTTACCGCCACCCGCGAGGCCCAGCTCATCGGCGACCTGGCGAGTGTGTCCGGCAAGGTGTCGCAGCTGGCAGCTTTCCAGACCTATCTCGGAACGCCCAACTACCTCCCGCAGGAGTTTAAACGCTACCGGAGCGTAACCAAAGCCGATGTGATGCGGGTGTATAACCAGTATATCAAAGGCAAAAATGCCGTTCTGCTGACGGTTTACCCGAAAGGCAAAGCCGAGATCGTTGCGAAACCAGACAACTACACGGTTTCGACGGCGGGTTATCAGGCCCCGGACTATGGCTATAAGGGCCTGACCTATACCAAAGCGAAGGACAGCTTCGACCGGCAGGTTAAACCCGGCCCCGGCCCGAACCCGGCCCTAAAAGTGCCACCGTTCTGGACCGATAAACTGGCGAACGGCCTGAACGTAATCGGCACGCGTAATGACGAGATTCCAACCGTAACGATGCTGTTCAGCATTAAGGGCGGGCACCTGCTATCGGCCAGCGATCCGTCAAAAGCGGGCATTGCCCAGCTGACGGCTGCGCTGATGAACGAGGCCACGCAGAACTTTTCGAACGAAGAACTGAATACAAAGCTCGAAAAGCTGGGTGCCAGTATAGACATCCGGGCCAGCACCGAAGAAATCAATATCTCGGTTGAATCGCTGACCAAAAATCTGGATTCCACGCTGGCGCTGCTGGAGGAAAAGCTTCTGCGGCCCAAGTTTGCAGCCGATGATTTCGAGCGGCTCAAGAAGCAGCAACTGGAGCTGATTGCTAACCAGAGCACGCAGCCGGTAGTGATCGCCAACAAAGCCTACAACAAACTGCTCTACGGTGCCGGTAACATCCGGGCAGTGCCGGTGAGTGGTACGACCAAAACCGTTGAGGCCATTACGCTCGACGACGTAAAGACGTTTTACAAAAACTCGCTTTCGCCGTCGGTAACGAACCTGGTCATCGTCGGCGACGTAGAGCAGGCGGCTGTGGTGCCCAAACTGGCTTTCCTGAACAAATGGACGGCCAAACCCGTAACGCTGCCGAAAACGGCCGCGACCCGGAAAATCGACAAAACGCGCATTTACCTGATCGATAAGGAAAAAGCCGCCCAGTCGGAGATTCGCGTGGGTTACCTCACCGATATGCCCTACGATGCAACGGGCGAGTACTACCGGACTGTGCTGGCCAACTACATGCTGGGTGGTGCGTTCAACAGCCGCATCAATATGAACCTGCGCGAAGACAAAGGCTGGACCTACGGCGCCCGGTCGGGTTTTTCGAGCACCAAAACGCCCGGTCCGTTCACGGCGCAGGCAGGGGTGAAAGCAGCTGCTACGGATAGCTCGGTAGTGGAGTTCATCAAGGAGATTACTAACTACGGTAAATCCGGAATTACCGATCAGGAACTGGCGTTCGTGAAAAGCTCGCTCGGTCAGGTCGATGCACTCCGTTACGAAACGTCCCTGCAAAAAGCCTACTTCCTCGGCCGGATCATCGACTATGATCTGCCGCGCAATTACGTGGAGCAGCAAAGCGAGATCCTGCGCAACATTACCAAAGCGCAGATCGATGCCATCGCCAAAAAGCGTCTGCCGGTCAGCAACATGATCATTACGGTTGTGGGCAACAAAGAGCTAATCCGCCCTGGCCTGGCGCGACTGGGCTATGAAATCGTTGAGTTAGATAAGGAAGGCGACCCTGTTGCTACGGCTGCTGGGACTGACGCGGCCCCCGCGCGGGCTGGTTCCTCGTCGGAAACCGTTCCTGCCGGAAAGAAGAAAAGCAAGTAG
- a CDS encoding N-acyl-D-amino-acid deacylase family protein, with product MNCFALLIAGCLATQTLLAQSYDLVIRNGRVVDGSGNPWYYADVAIKEGKVARIGMIPATDAKTQIDAKGQIVAPGFIDVHTHVEGGLEDRPGAENFLYDGVTTLVTGNCGTSRTNLRAYFDTLGAVGISPNLASLIGHNSLRLRVMKTAFREPTAREQAEMESLVEQAMKDGAVGLATGLIYTPGTYAKTPEIVNLARQVARYGGVYASHIRNEGQDVTTAINEAIQIGREAHLPVQISHFKVASKPLWGGSAQTIALVEAARREGIDVTVDQYPYTASSTSLQSIVPAWALADSDSLVLVRFRDPATRAKIRREMLEALKTNGRKDFDYAVVASFAADTTLNGLSISKINQKMGRKKSAEAEADLIMDLLEKAGMKRIQMVYHTMSEEDVTAIMRYPNTMIASDAGVARFNSGVPHPRAYGTNSRVLGRYVREQQIIPLENAIRRMTSLPAQRFGFADRGLLRPGYAADVVIFDEKTVGDAATYESPHAYATGFSYVLVNGVPVIENGKHTGRRPGQILMGKGYQPVAQR from the coding sequence ATGAACTGTTTCGCTCTGCTCATTGCCGGCTGTCTGGCCACTCAAACGCTTCTTGCGCAGTCTTACGACTTGGTTATTCGCAATGGTCGGGTTGTTGATGGCTCCGGTAACCCCTGGTATTATGCCGATGTCGCTATTAAAGAGGGCAAGGTCGCCCGGATCGGAATGATTCCGGCTACGGACGCAAAAACCCAGATTGACGCCAAAGGGCAGATTGTAGCGCCGGGCTTTATCGATGTCCACACGCACGTTGAGGGTGGCCTGGAAGATCGGCCCGGTGCCGAAAATTTTCTGTACGACGGGGTAACCACGCTCGTTACCGGTAACTGCGGTACCTCCCGCACTAACCTGCGGGCGTATTTCGACACCTTGGGTGCGGTGGGAATCTCGCCTAACCTGGCCTCGCTGATCGGGCACAACTCACTCCGGCTCCGGGTTATGAAAACGGCGTTCCGGGAGCCCACTGCGCGCGAACAGGCCGAGATGGAATCTCTGGTCGAACAGGCCATGAAAGACGGCGCGGTGGGACTGGCGACGGGGTTGATTTATACGCCCGGCACCTACGCCAAAACGCCTGAGATTGTTAACCTGGCCCGACAGGTGGCCCGCTATGGGGGCGTATATGCGTCACACATCCGGAATGAAGGACAGGACGTGACGACGGCCATCAACGAAGCGATTCAGATTGGCCGCGAGGCTCACCTGCCCGTTCAGATTTCGCATTTCAAGGTAGCCAGTAAGCCGCTGTGGGGTGGGAGCGCGCAAACGATTGCGCTGGTCGAAGCGGCCCGAAGAGAAGGCATCGACGTTACGGTTGATCAATACCCCTATACGGCTTCCAGTACGTCCCTGCAAAGCATTGTTCCCGCCTGGGCGCTGGCCGACAGCGATTCGCTGGTGCTGGTCCGCTTTCGTGACCCGGCAACCCGAGCTAAAATCCGCAGGGAGATGCTTGAAGCGCTGAAAACGAACGGCCGGAAAGACTTCGACTATGCCGTTGTCGCCAGTTTTGCCGCCGATACTACCCTGAATGGGTTGAGCATCAGCAAAATAAACCAGAAGATGGGCCGTAAAAAAAGTGCCGAAGCGGAAGCAGACCTGATTATGGATCTCCTGGAAAAAGCGGGTATGAAACGAATCCAGATGGTTTACCACACCATGTCGGAGGAGGACGTTACGGCGATCATGCGCTATCCGAACACAATGATCGCTTCCGATGCCGGTGTCGCCAGGTTTAACTCGGGTGTGCCGCATCCACGGGCCTACGGGACCAATTCGCGGGTGCTGGGTCGTTACGTTCGCGAGCAGCAGATTATTCCGCTGGAAAACGCCATTCGCCGGATGACCTCGCTGCCGGCTCAGCGGTTTGGCTTTGCCGACCGGGGGCTGCTCCGTCCCGGTTATGCCGCCGATGTTGTCATTTTCGATGAAAAAACAGTGGGCGACGCGGCTACATACGAATCGCCCCACGCGTATGCAACCGGCTTTTCCTACGTACTGGTTAATGGCGTGCCGGTCATAGAAAACGGCAAACATACCGGCCGTCGCCCCGGTCAGATATTGATGGGCAAAGGATATCAGCCCGTCGCACAGAGATAG
- a CDS encoding M16 family metallopeptidase: MLFSYLRILRLRKPLSCFLLALLTTPFVHGQNAAPAPKAPVADFQIPVQYYTLNNGLRVVLSPDHTSPTVTTAVYYNIGFRIEPKDRTGFAHLFEHMMFQGSQNLGKMEFIQLVQKNGGILNGSTRFDFTNYFETLPAHKLETALWAEADRMKGLAITQDNLTNQQGVVKSEVRVNVLNAPYGGFPWLDMPQYANSNWYNAHNFYGDLKDLDAAKLDDVKNFFKTYYAPNNAVLAIVGDFDPAEATGFVEKYFAGIPSAQLPTQPDISEPRQTKEKRATKKDSLANKPALAFAYQMPERNTPEYYAMGLLDQILLQGNDSKLYQALVQKKGYTSNVSGGINYLGNMFNYKGPMLWMGDLIYDSTVPADSVIQELNKAIAELDKNGVTQQQLDLARVKLRSNFYDAVSSGFGRADMLASLALFDNKPDRINTIEDEFRKVTPDVIQRTVREYLRPTNRTLLFIEPAKKAN; encoded by the coding sequence ATGCTGTTTTCTTATCTACGAATTCTCAGGCTGCGGAAACCGCTGAGCTGTTTTCTGCTGGCCTTGCTGACGACTCCGTTCGTCCACGGACAAAACGCGGCCCCCGCTCCTAAAGCGCCGGTGGCCGATTTTCAGATTCCGGTTCAGTATTATACACTGAACAACGGTCTGCGGGTGGTCCTGTCGCCCGACCATACCAGTCCGACAGTAACGACGGCGGTCTACTACAACATCGGCTTCCGGATTGAGCCGAAAGACCGCACCGGCTTCGCGCACCTCTTCGAGCACATGATGTTTCAGGGTTCGCAGAACCTGGGTAAAATGGAGTTTATTCAACTGGTGCAGAAAAACGGGGGCATCCTCAACGGCTCGACGCGCTTCGACTTCACGAACTACTTCGAAACGCTGCCCGCCCATAAGCTGGAAACGGCGCTCTGGGCGGAGGCCGACCGGATGAAAGGGCTAGCCATTACGCAGGACAACCTGACCAATCAGCAGGGCGTTGTGAAAAGCGAGGTGCGGGTCAACGTCCTCAATGCGCCCTATGGTGGCTTCCCGTGGCTAGATATGCCGCAGTACGCCAACAGCAACTGGTATAACGCCCATAACTTCTACGGCGACCTGAAAGACCTGGACGCGGCCAAACTAGACGACGTAAAGAATTTTTTCAAGACGTATTACGCGCCTAACAACGCCGTTCTGGCCATTGTCGGCGACTTCGACCCGGCCGAAGCCACAGGTTTTGTGGAGAAGTATTTTGCGGGGATTCCATCGGCGCAACTGCCAACTCAGCCCGATATTTCGGAACCCCGCCAGACGAAAGAAAAACGGGCGACCAAGAAAGATTCGCTGGCCAACAAACCTGCGCTGGCGTTCGCCTACCAGATGCCCGAACGGAACACGCCCGAGTATTACGCCATGGGCCTGCTCGATCAGATCCTGCTGCAGGGGAACGACAGCAAACTGTATCAGGCGCTGGTGCAAAAAAAAGGCTATACCAGTAACGTGTCGGGCGGGATCAACTACCTGGGTAATATGTTCAACTACAAAGGGCCGATGCTCTGGATGGGCGACCTGATCTACGACAGCACCGTGCCGGCCGATTCGGTCATTCAGGAACTGAACAAAGCCATTGCCGAACTGGATAAGAACGGCGTTACGCAGCAGCAGCTGGACCTGGCCCGGGTGAAACTGCGCTCGAACTTCTACGATGCCGTCAGTTCCGGTTTTGGCCGGGCCGACATGCTGGCCTCACTGGCGCTGTTCGATAACAAACCGGATCGTATCAACACCATTGAAGACGAATTCCGGAAGGTAACGCCCGACGTCATTCAGCGTACTGTTCGCGAGTACCTACGCCCTACCAACCGCACTCTTCTGTTCATCGAACCCGCAAAGAAAGCCAACTAA
- a CDS encoding ankyrin repeat domain-containing protein: protein MSFYSAQPEDLLFDAARKGDAAYLKDLIDNGTNINIQNGKGFTPLIVAAYDGHLEATRLLLEAGAYVDVQDVSGNTALMGVCFKGYPEIAKLLIEHGADLNVQNGNGGTALMFATLFGRNKLVKLMLEHGADTSIRDIRGLTAYDLAIQQGNEEALQLFQQHGAA, encoded by the coding sequence ATGTCATTTTACTCTGCCCAACCCGAAGATTTGCTCTTCGATGCCGCCCGTAAAGGCGACGCAGCCTACCTGAAAGACCTGATTGACAACGGCACGAACATCAACATACAGAACGGCAAAGGATTTACGCCCCTGATTGTGGCGGCCTACGATGGGCATCTGGAAGCCACGCGGCTCCTGCTGGAAGCCGGCGCTTACGTCGATGTGCAGGATGTTAGCGGCAATACGGCCCTAATGGGCGTTTGTTTCAAAGGCTACCCCGAAATTGCCAAGCTCCTGATCGAACACGGCGCCGACCTGAACGTTCAGAACGGCAACGGCGGCACGGCCCTGATGTTTGCGACGCTCTTCGGCCGAAACAAGCTGGTGAAACTCATGCTTGAACACGGCGCCGATACATCTATTCGGGACATTCGTGGACTGACCGCCTATGACCTGGCCATTCAGCAGGGGAACGAAGAAGCTCTGCAGCTCTTCCAGCAGCACGGCGCAGCGTAG